A portion of the Pseudomonas sp. GR 6-02 genome contains these proteins:
- a CDS encoding RHS repeat-associated core domain-containing protein yields the protein MEMHLKTPTLTVFDPRGLSIRLVDYWRAIENLPAEARINRTAHNGAGRAVKQWDPRLWALQEGDPLTPPNLITVYSLSGNALRTDSVDAGTQITLRGLADEVLSDWDSRETRREVEYDDLLRPVAVFEQGAVEPRRCVERFTYGYPGQGNQDLNQYGKLIRHDDPAGSVLFDSFAISGEGIENTRHFTLEPVTPDWPESIDDRRRLLEPGTGATSRWRFGPLGDVLEQTDAKGNRQTFGLTVDGRLRESRLQLKDQSIWQTLVSEIRYSAQGQVEEEVAGNGVRTTLAYRPEDGLLMERRAQDASARMLQHLIYDYDRMGNVLSIEDKALPVRYFANQRIDPISRFIYNSLYELIEAFGWEAGGPDQGPESVGRTDPAAVSNYRQIYHYDEGSNLLKLTHIGAQKHGRDLKAARYSNRCLPWRNGVPPTEEDIAAAFDAKGNLLELDQGRLLTWDLRNQLRSVSPVERASRRNDGECYFYDGAGQRVRKIRALQTRARTVIAEVRYLQGLELRTDSGTGVVLQVITAQAGLNTVRVLHWDSEPPSGVNDQYRYTLVDHLSSCTVELADDAQIISREIFYPFGETAWYDAIEMDYKTIRYSGKEQDATGLYCYGFRYYIPWLQRWASTDPAGAVDGLNLYRMVRNNPLTFFDEQGENSKSNSAVRTAIEIFESYKDNYSDTDRVTPYNMMNTITQDKLKFKTAKATPAVLEKTKPQNFTLRHYTVYGSSGETPPFMEIASNFSLVHQNLKTLGGKGGNTNEKDWTKAGNMGFTFFLLAINGEVNERKFLGSMTHFAEYDLEDDKVLEAALGKDFDKVEFFASPDVLDPKHSSDLGAVPMVKGPLKELKALLLGNSGISPVQVGRMSSRALLDSIDSAFHGTLEIKIPGSIKVSGWHRKPATTRKAA from the coding sequence ATGGAGATGCACCTCAAGACACCTACACTGACGGTCTTCGATCCGCGCGGCCTGTCGATCCGCTTGGTAGATTACTGGCGCGCCATCGAAAACCTGCCCGCTGAGGCTCGCATCAATCGCACTGCTCACAATGGCGCAGGACGTGCAGTCAAACAGTGGGATCCGCGGTTATGGGCGCTGCAAGAAGGCGATCCCCTGACCCCTCCCAATCTGATCACGGTGTATTCGCTGTCCGGGAACGCGTTGCGCACGGACAGCGTTGATGCCGGAACGCAGATCACCCTGCGCGGTCTGGCCGACGAAGTGTTGTCGGACTGGGACAGCCGCGAAACACGTCGCGAGGTCGAATATGACGATTTGCTGCGGCCCGTGGCGGTGTTCGAACAGGGCGCCGTGGAGCCCCGTCGCTGTGTCGAGCGCTTTACTTATGGCTACCCGGGCCAGGGTAATCAGGACCTTAACCAGTACGGCAAACTGATTCGCCATGACGACCCGGCGGGCAGCGTACTGTTCGACTCGTTTGCGATCAGCGGTGAAGGCATCGAAAACACCCGCCACTTCACCCTTGAGCCGGTAACCCCCGATTGGCCGGAATCGATTGATGATCGCCGACGGCTGCTCGAACCGGGGACTGGGGCGACGTCCAGGTGGCGTTTCGGCCCGTTGGGTGATGTGCTGGAACAGACCGATGCCAAGGGTAATCGTCAGACTTTCGGTCTGACCGTCGATGGCCGATTGCGCGAAAGCCGACTGCAATTGAAGGATCAATCCATTTGGCAAACGTTGGTCAGCGAGATCCGCTACAGCGCCCAAGGGCAAGTCGAAGAGGAGGTCGCGGGTAACGGGGTGCGGACGACGCTGGCCTATCGACCCGAAGACGGTTTGTTGATGGAGCGTCGGGCACAGGATGCCAGTGCCCGAATGTTGCAGCATCTGATCTACGACTATGACCGGATGGGCAATGTCTTGAGCATCGAGGACAAGGCCCTGCCCGTGCGCTACTTCGCCAACCAGCGCATCGACCCGATCAGTCGCTTCATCTACAACAGCCTGTACGAGTTGATCGAAGCCTTTGGCTGGGAGGCGGGCGGTCCCGATCAAGGACCCGAGTCGGTTGGTCGCACCGATCCGGCGGCGGTTAGCAACTATCGGCAGATTTACCACTATGACGAGGGCAGCAATCTGCTGAAGCTGACCCACATCGGCGCGCAAAAACATGGGCGCGATTTGAAAGCTGCCCGCTACAGCAATCGCTGCCTGCCCTGGCGCAACGGCGTGCCGCCCACTGAAGAGGACATCGCCGCCGCATTCGACGCCAAAGGTAATTTGCTGGAGTTGGACCAGGGACGGTTGTTGACCTGGGATCTGCGCAATCAATTGCGCTCGGTCAGCCCGGTGGAACGCGCCTCCCGACGCAATGACGGTGAGTGCTATTTTTACGATGGCGCTGGCCAGCGGGTGCGCAAAATCCGCGCGTTGCAGACCAGGGCTCGCACCGTGATAGCTGAAGTGCGTTACTTGCAGGGTTTGGAACTTCGTACCGACAGTGGCACCGGGGTGGTGTTGCAGGTCATCACCGCGCAGGCTGGCCTCAACACCGTGCGGGTGTTGCATTGGGACAGCGAGCCACCGTCCGGTGTCAACGATCAGTACCGCTACACCCTGGTCGATCACCTGAGCTCCTGCACCGTGGAACTGGCCGATGACGCGCAAATCATCAGCCGGGAAATTTTTTATCCCTTTGGCGAGACCGCGTGGTACGACGCGATTGAAATGGACTATAAAACCATTCGTTATTCGGGCAAGGAACAGGATGCCACGGGGCTTTATTGCTATGGCTTCCGGTACTACATACCGTGGTTGCAGCGATGGGCGAGTACCGATCCGGCAGGCGCTGTGGATGGCTTGAACCTGTATCGGATGGTTCGAAACAACCCGTTAACGTTCTTTGACGAGCAGGGTGAAAACTCAAAATCCAACTCGGCAGTGCGTACAGCGATCGAGATTTTTGAATCGTATAAGGACAATTACAGCGATACGGATAGAGTGACTCCTTACAACATGATGAACACAATCACTCAGGACAAACTGAAGTTCAAAACAGCAAAGGCAACACCTGCGGTGCTTGAAAAGACCAAGCCCCAGAACTTTACCTTGCGCCATTACACGGTCTACGGGAGCAGCGGCGAAACACCTCCCTTTATGGAAATCGCGTCTAACTTTTCTTTGGTTCACCAGAACTTGAAGACGTTGGGCGGAAAGGGCGGCAATACCAATGAAAAGGATTGGACCAAGGCCGGGAACATGGGCTTCACCTTCTTTCTTCTGGCGATAAATGGAGAAGTGAATGAACGCAAGTTTCTCGGCTCGATGACACACTTTGCCGAATACGATCTTGAGGATGACAAGGTGCTGGAGGCAGCCTTGGGTAAAGATTTCGATAAGGTAGAGTTTTTTGCTTCTCCCGATGTACTCGATCCCAAACACTCTTCGGACCTGGGCGCGGTGCCAATGGTTAAAGGCCCACTGAAAGAATTGAAGGCGCTGCTGTTAGGCAACTCGGGAATCAGTCCGGTTCAGGTGGGAAGAATGAGTTCACGAGCATTACTTGACAGTATCGATAGTGCGTTTCATGGAACACTTGAGATCAAAATACCAGGATCAATAAAGGTCAGTGGCTGGCATAGAAAACCAGCCACAACCCGTAAGGCTGCATGA
- a CDS encoding MBOAT family O-acyltransferase, producing MVFSSNVFLFLFLPIFLGLYYLSGQRYRNLLLLIASYVFYAWWRVDFLALFAAVTLWNYWIGLKVGAAGVRTKPAQRWLLLGVAVDLCILGYFKYANFGVESINAMMTSVGLSPFILTHVLLPIGISFYIFESISYIIDVYRGDTPATRNLIDFAAFVAIFPHLIAGPVLRFRDLADQFNNRTHTLDKFSEGATRFMQGFIKKVFIADTLAVVADHCFALQNPTTGDAWLGALAYTAQLYFDFSGYSDMAIGLGLMMGFRFMENFKQPYVSQSITEFWRRWHISLSTWLRDYLYITLGGNRKGTLMTYRNLFLTMLLGGLWHGANITYIVWGAWHGMWLAIEKAIGLNTSPRSFNPIRWVLTFLLVVMGWVIFRAENLHVAGRMYGAMFSFGEWSLSELNQASLTGLQVATLVVAYVTLAFFGLRDFYTNQPPVKTKPAVNIETDGPAAATPGMIKAVPGDNPASIHEPGYTVGVEATVQPAYWTADWSRYVMRALVLLLFIASILKLSAQSFSPFLYFQF from the coding sequence ATGGTATTTTCATCCAACGTGTTCCTGTTTCTGTTCTTGCCGATCTTTCTCGGCTTGTACTACTTGAGCGGGCAACGCTATCGCAACTTGCTGCTGCTGATCGCCAGCTACGTGTTCTACGCCTGGTGGCGTGTGGACTTCCTTGCGTTGTTCGCAGCCGTCACGCTGTGGAACTACTGGATCGGCCTGAAAGTTGGCGCCGCTGGTGTCCGGACCAAACCGGCCCAGCGCTGGCTGCTGCTCGGCGTCGCGGTGGACTTGTGCATCCTGGGCTACTTCAAGTACGCCAACTTCGGCGTGGAGAGCATCAACGCGATGATGACCTCGGTCGGTCTGTCGCCGTTCATCCTGACCCACGTACTGTTGCCGATCGGGATCTCGTTCTACATCTTCGAGTCCATCAGCTACATCATCGACGTTTACCGCGGCGATACCCCGGCCACCCGCAACCTGATCGACTTTGCCGCATTCGTAGCGATCTTCCCGCACTTGATCGCGGGCCCCGTGCTGCGTTTCCGCGACCTGGCCGACCAGTTCAACAACCGCACCCACACCCTCGACAAGTTCTCCGAAGGTGCCACGCGGTTCATGCAGGGTTTCATCAAGAAGGTGTTCATCGCCGACACCCTGGCGGTGGTCGCCGACCATTGCTTCGCCTTGCAGAACCCGACCACGGGCGATGCCTGGCTCGGCGCCCTGGCCTACACCGCACAGCTGTACTTCGACTTCTCCGGCTACAGCGACATGGCGATTGGCCTGGGCTTGATGATGGGTTTCCGCTTCATGGAAAACTTCAAACAGCCGTACGTCAGCCAGTCGATCACCGAGTTCTGGCGGCGCTGGCACATCAGCCTCTCCACCTGGCTGCGTGATTACCTGTACATCACCCTCGGCGGTAACCGTAAAGGCACGCTGATGACCTATCGCAACCTGTTCCTGACCATGCTGCTCGGTGGTCTGTGGCACGGCGCGAACATCACCTACATCGTCTGGGGCGCCTGGCACGGCATGTGGCTGGCAATCGAAAAAGCCATCGGCCTGAACACTTCGCCGCGCAGCTTCAACCCGATCCGCTGGGTCCTGACCTTCCTGCTGGTGGTGATGGGCTGGGTGATCTTCCGCGCAGAGAACCTGCACGTCGCCGGTCGCATGTACGGCGCAATGTTCAGCTTCGGCGAATGGTCGCTGTCGGAACTCAACCAGGCCAGCCTCACCGGTCTGCAAGTGGCAACCCTGGTGGTGGCTTACGTGACCCTGGCGTTCTTCGGCCTGCGTGATTTCTACACCAACCAGCCGCCGGTCAAGACCAAACCTGCGGTGAACATCGAAACCGACGGCCCGGCCGCGGCGACGCCTGGAATGATCAAAGCCGTACCGGGCGACAACCCGGCCAGCATCCACGAGCCGGGTTACACCGTTGGCGTTGAAGCGACTGTGCAACCGGCCTATTGGACCGCCGACTGGTCCCGTTACGTGATGCGCGCCCTGGTACTGCTGCTGTTCATTGCCTCGATTCTCAAACTCTCGGCGCAAAGCTTTTCGCCGTTCCTTTACTTCCAGTTCTGA
- a CDS encoding mannuronate-specific alginate lyase, translated as MNCMQTRTLKQLLAPSLLALAMFAGATQAAAPLRPPQGYFAPVDKFKTGDKSEGCDAMPTPYTGALQFRSKYEGSDKARSTLNEESEKAFRDTTADITKIERGTSKRVMQFMRDGRPEQLECTLDWLTAWAKADALMSRDFNHTGKSMRKWALGSMASSYIRLKFSDSHPLATHQEQAQVIEAWFSKMADQVVSDWDNLPLEQTNNHSYWAAWSVMATSVATNRRDLFDWAVKEFKVGANQIDAQGFLPNELKRQQRALAYHNYALPPLAMIASFAQANGVDLRQENNGALKRLGDRVLAGVDDPDQFEKKNGKGQDMTDLKIDSKFAWLEPFCSLYTCAPNVLELKHKMQPFKSFRLGGDLTKVYDPANEKGKGS; from the coding sequence ATGAACTGCATGCAAACCCGAACTTTGAAACAGTTACTCGCGCCTTCCCTGCTGGCTCTGGCGATGTTCGCTGGCGCCACTCAGGCCGCCGCACCACTGCGCCCGCCTCAAGGGTATTTTGCGCCTGTGGATAAATTCAAGACCGGCGACAAGAGTGAAGGCTGCGACGCAATGCCGACGCCGTACACCGGCGCCCTGCAGTTTCGCAGCAAATACGAAGGCTCCGACAAGGCCCGTTCGACTCTGAACGAGGAATCGGAAAAGGCCTTCCGCGACACCACCGCCGACATCACCAAGATCGAGCGCGGCACCAGCAAGCGAGTGATGCAGTTCATGCGTGACGGTCGCCCGGAACAACTGGAATGCACCCTCGACTGGTTGACCGCCTGGGCCAAGGCCGATGCATTGATGTCCAGGGACTTCAACCACACCGGCAAGTCCATGCGCAAATGGGCGCTGGGCAGCATGGCGTCGTCCTATATCCGCCTGAAATTCTCTGACTCCCATCCCCTGGCCACCCACCAGGAACAAGCGCAGGTGATTGAAGCCTGGTTCAGCAAAATGGCCGATCAGGTGGTCAGCGATTGGGACAACCTGCCGCTCGAACAGACCAACAACCACTCGTATTGGGCCGCCTGGTCGGTGATGGCCACGTCGGTCGCCACCAACCGCCGCGACCTGTTCGACTGGGCCGTGAAGGAATTCAAGGTCGGCGCCAATCAGATCGATGCCCAAGGCTTCCTGCCTAACGAACTCAAGCGCCAGCAACGCGCCCTCGCCTACCACAACTATGCCCTGCCGCCGCTGGCGATGATCGCCAGTTTCGCCCAGGCCAACGGTGTGGATTTGCGTCAGGAAAACAACGGTGCCTTGAAACGCCTGGGTGATCGCGTGCTGGCCGGCGTGGACGACCCGGATCAATTCGAGAAGAAAAACGGTAAAGGCCAGGACATGACCGATCTCAAGATCGACTCGAAATTCGCCTGGCTCGAACCGTTCTGCTCGCTCTACACCTGCGCGCCGAATGTGCTGGAACTCAAGCACAAGATGCAGCCGTTCAAGTCTTTCCGCCTCGGCGGGGACTTGACCAAGGTCTACGACCCGGCCAATGAAAAAGGCAAAGGTTCTTAA
- a CDS encoding DUF4440 domain-containing protein: protein MTDYTEYFDEVIQAHVAIEQWLAEERDEAELEQLLTRFSPQFSMVSPLGRVLDFEALNELFLLAGGKKLGFRIELSELRGVALYDGGAVVSYREQQTDATGLHSDRRSSAVFEKQADGKVVWRHLHETFCQG, encoded by the coding sequence ATGACCGACTACACCGAATACTTTGACGAAGTGATCCAGGCCCACGTAGCCATCGAGCAATGGTTGGCCGAGGAACGGGACGAGGCCGAGCTTGAGCAATTGCTGACGCGTTTTTCGCCGCAGTTTTCCATGGTCTCGCCGTTGGGCCGGGTGCTGGATTTCGAGGCGTTGAATGAATTGTTTCTGTTGGCGGGCGGGAAGAAGCTCGGGTTCAGGATCGAGCTCAGCGAGCTGCGAGGTGTCGCGCTGTATGACGGTGGCGCAGTGGTCAGTTACCGCGAGCAACAGACCGATGCGACGGGGCTGCATTCTGATCGGCGGTCCTCGGCGGTGTTTGAGAAACAGGCCGATGGCAAGGTGGTTTGGCGGCATTTGCATGAGACGTTTTGCCAAGGCTGA
- a CDS encoding efflux RND transporter periplasmic adaptor subunit, whose product MKKLFSLLATLLVLALALWIGRTLWVHYMNTPWTRDGRVRADIINVAADVTGEVVEVPVRDNQLVKKGDLLMRIDPEHYRLAVKQAQSLVASRKATWEMRKVNAHRRADLDNLVISRENRDDATNIADSALADYQNAQAQLEAAELNLQRTEVRAAVDGYVTNLNVHRGDYARIGEAKMAVVDMNSFWVYGFFEETKLPHVRVGDKADMQLMSGEVLKGHVESISRGIYDRDNPESRELIADVNPTFNWVRLAQRVPVRIHIDEVPEGVLLAAGITCTVVVNPPAGE is encoded by the coding sequence ATGAAAAAGCTTTTCAGCCTGCTCGCGACCTTGCTGGTGCTGGCCCTTGCCCTGTGGATCGGCCGGACCTTGTGGGTGCATTACATGAACACGCCCTGGACCCGTGACGGCCGGGTGCGCGCCGACATCATCAACGTCGCCGCCGACGTGACCGGTGAGGTGGTGGAGGTGCCGGTACGCGACAACCAGTTGGTGAAAAAGGGCGACTTGCTGATGCGCATCGACCCCGAGCATTACCGCCTCGCGGTGAAACAGGCGCAGAGCCTGGTGGCCTCGCGCAAGGCCACGTGGGAGATGCGCAAGGTCAACGCCCATCGCCGCGCCGACCTCGACAACCTGGTGATCTCCAGGGAAAACCGCGACGACGCCACCAACATCGCCGACTCGGCCCTGGCCGATTACCAGAACGCGCAAGCGCAACTGGAAGCCGCCGAACTGAACCTCCAACGCACCGAAGTGCGGGCGGCGGTGGACGGCTACGTCACCAACCTCAACGTCCATCGCGGTGACTATGCGCGCATCGGCGAAGCGAAAATGGCGGTGGTCGACATGAATTCGTTCTGGGTTTATGGCTTCTTCGAAGAAACCAAACTGCCGCATGTTCGCGTGGGCGATAAAGCCGACATGCAATTGATGAGTGGCGAAGTGCTCAAGGGCCACGTGGAAAGTATTTCTCGCGGCATCTACGACCGCGATAATCCGGAAAGCCGCGAGCTGATCGCTGATGTGAACCCGACCTTTAACTGGGTGCGTCTGGCGCAGCGGGTGCCAGTAAGGATTCACATTGATGAAGTGCCGGAGGGCGTGCTGTTGGCGGCGGGGATTACGTGTACGGTGGTGGTGAACCCCCCGGCTGGCGAATAA
- a CDS encoding SDR family oxidoreductase, producing the protein MPVALITGCSSGIGRALADTFKNAGYEVWASARKAEDVAALTAAGFTAVQLDVNDGPALEQLSERINQQRGGLDVLINNAGYGAMGPLLDGGVPAMQRQFETNVFAIVGVTRAMFPVLRRARGLVVNIGSVSGVLVTPFAGAYCASKAAVHALSDALRMELAPFGVRVMEVQPGAIASSFAKNAGHEAEQLITEQSPWFPLREGIRARAKASQDKPTPASEFAAGLLKAVQQSKPPRLVRLGNGSRALPLMAGLLPKGLLESGLMKRFGLRGQL; encoded by the coding sequence ATGCCTGTTGCGTTGATTACCGGTTGCTCCAGCGGCATTGGCCGCGCACTTGCCGACACCTTCAAAAATGCCGGTTACGAAGTCTGGGCCAGTGCCCGCAAGGCTGAAGACGTGGCAGCCCTCACCGCCGCCGGTTTCACCGCCGTGCAGCTGGACGTTAACGATGGCCCGGCCCTCGAACAGCTGAGCGAGCGGATCAACCAGCAACGCGGCGGTCTCGATGTGCTGATCAACAATGCCGGTTATGGCGCCATGGGGCCGCTGCTCGATGGCGGCGTGCCGGCCATGCAGCGCCAGTTCGAAACCAACGTGTTTGCGATTGTCGGCGTCACTCGCGCAATGTTCCCGGTACTGCGTCGCGCCCGGGGGCTGGTGGTGAACATCGGCAGCGTTTCCGGGGTTCTGGTCACGCCGTTTGCCGGTGCCTACTGCGCCTCGAAAGCCGCCGTGCATGCCTTGAGCGATGCGCTGCGCATGGAGCTGGCGCCGTTCGGCGTGCGGGTCATGGAAGTTCAGCCTGGGGCCATCGCCTCCAGCTTCGCGAAAAATGCCGGCCACGAAGCCGAGCAATTGATCACCGAACAATCACCGTGGTTTCCACTGCGTGAAGGTATTCGTGCACGGGCCAAGGCCTCTCAAGATAAACCAACGCCGGCCAGTGAATTTGCCGCCGGTTTGCTCAAGGCTGTGCAGCAGAGCAAACCACCGCGTCTGGTGCGTTTGGGTAACGGCAGCCGGGCGTTGCCGTTAATGGCGGGGTTATTGCCAAAAGGGTTGCTGGAGTCGGGGTTGATGAAGCGGTTCGGGTTGCGCGGGCAGCTCTGA
- a CDS encoding alginate O-acetyltransferase AlgF, protein MTFTTTPRRLAKTFALVAGMSVLSMQAFAGGDAALYGPTAPKGSTFVRVYNAGNAEVSATVGTTNLNEVAPLSSTDFSFMPGGDYSAKVGSQTLPVKLAGDHYYTLVNNASGAPQLIEEPPFKNKQKSLVRVQNLSDKALTLKTADGKTDVVPNVAAKGRGEREINPVKVSLALYEGDKKVGDVKPVALERGEAAVLYVTGNGSSLSPVWVKRPVSTR, encoded by the coding sequence ATGACTTTCACTACTACTCCTCGCCGTCTCGCCAAGACCTTCGCTCTCGTTGCCGGCATGAGCGTGCTCTCGATGCAGGCTTTTGCCGGTGGCGACGCCGCCCTCTACGGCCCGACCGCACCGAAAGGCTCCACCTTCGTGCGGGTCTACAACGCCGGTAACGCTGAAGTCAGTGCTACAGTCGGCACCACCAACCTGAACGAAGTCGCGCCACTTTCCAGCACTGACTTCAGCTTCATGCCGGGCGGCGACTACAGCGCCAAGGTCGGTAGCCAGACCTTGCCGGTGAAACTGGCCGGCGATCACTATTACACTCTGGTCAACAACGCCAGCGGCGCGCCACAACTGATCGAAGAGCCGCCGTTCAAGAACAAACAGAAATCCCTGGTACGCGTGCAGAACCTCAGCGACAAGGCCCTGACTCTGAAAACCGCCGACGGCAAGACCGATGTGGTGCCGAACGTGGCCGCCAAGGGCCGTGGCGAGCGTGAAATCAACCCGGTGAAAGTCAGCCTGGCGCTGTACGAAGGCGACAAGAAAGTCGGCGACGTGAAGCCGGTTGCCCTGGAGCGCGGTGAAGCGGCGGTGCTGTACGTCACCGGCAACGGCAGCAGCCTGTCGCCAGTCTGGGTCAAGCGCCCGGTGTCGACGCGCTGA
- a CDS encoding mannose-1-phosphate guanylyltransferase/mannose-6-phosphate isomerase gives MIPVILSGGSGSRLWPLSRKQFPKQFLALTGEHTLFQQTLERLVFEGMDTPIVVCNKDHRFIVNEQLSARKLETQRILMEPFGRNTAPAVALTAMMLVNEGRDELMLVLPADHVLEDQKALQRALALATVAAERGEMVLFGVPATKPETGYGYIKSTNDALLPEGVSRVSHFVEKPDVKRATEFVQSGGYFWNSGMFLFRASRFLEELKKHDPDIYDTCVLTLERSVQDADTIDIDSATFACCPDNSIDYSVMEKTQRACVVPLTAGWSDVGCWSSLWEVNEKDANGNVTKGDVVIQDSKNCMIHGNGKLVSVIGLENIVVVETKDAMMIVHKDKVQGVKQMVNTLNEQGRSETQNHCEVYRPWGSYDSVDMGGRFQVKHISVKPGACLSLQMHHHRAEHWIVVSGTAEVTCDENVFLLCENQSTYIPIASVHRLRNPGKIPLEIIEVQSGSYLGEDDIERFEDIYGRSTPIERGVSVKTIAQ, from the coding sequence ATGATTCCGGTGATCTTGTCAGGTGGTAGCGGCTCACGTCTTTGGCCGCTTTCCCGAAAGCAATTCCCCAAGCAATTCCTCGCCCTGACCGGCGAACACACGCTGTTCCAGCAAACCCTGGAACGCCTGGTGTTCGAAGGCATGGATACCCCGATCGTGGTCTGCAACAAGGATCACCGCTTCATCGTCAACGAGCAGCTGAGCGCCCGTAAACTGGAAACCCAGCGCATCCTGATGGAACCGTTCGGCCGTAACACCGCGCCGGCCGTGGCCCTGACCGCGATGATGCTGGTCAATGAAGGTCGCGACGAGTTGATGCTGGTGCTGCCGGCCGACCACGTCCTGGAAGACCAGAAAGCCCTGCAACGCGCCCTGGCCCTGGCCACTGTGGCGGCCGAGCGTGGCGAAATGGTGCTGTTCGGCGTGCCGGCGACCAAACCGGAAACCGGTTACGGCTACATCAAATCCACCAACGATGCCCTGCTGCCGGAAGGCGTCAGCCGTGTCTCGCACTTCGTCGAAAAACCCGACGTGAAACGCGCCACCGAGTTCGTCCAGTCCGGCGGTTATTTCTGGAACAGCGGCATGTTCCTGTTCCGCGCCAGCCGCTTCCTCGAAGAGCTGAAAAAGCACGATCCGGACATCTACGACACCTGCGTACTGACCCTGGAACGTAGCGTGCAGGATGCCGACACCATCGATATCGACTCCGCCACCTTTGCCTGCTGCCCGGACAATTCCATTGACTATTCGGTGATGGAAAAAACCCAGCGCGCCTGCGTCGTACCGCTGACCGCGGGCTGGAGCGATGTCGGTTGCTGGTCGTCGCTGTGGGAAGTCAATGAAAAGGACGCCAACGGCAACGTCACCAAAGGCGACGTGGTCATCCAGGACAGCAAAAACTGCATGATCCACGGCAACGGCAAACTGGTGTCGGTGATCGGCCTGGAAAACATCGTGGTGGTCGAAACCAAGGACGCCATGATGATCGTCCACAAGGACAAGGTCCAAGGCGTCAAACAGATGGTCAACACCCTCAACGAACAGGGCCGCAGCGAAACCCAGAACCACTGCGAAGTCTATCGTCCGTGGGGTTCCTACGACTCGGTGGATATGGGCGGTCGTTTCCAGGTCAAGCACATCTCGGTCAAGCCGGGCGCGTGCCTGTCGCTGCAGATGCACCATCACCGCGCCGAACACTGGATCGTGGTCAGCGGCACCGCTGAAGTGACCTGCGACGAAAACGTGTTCCTGCTCTGCGAAAACCAGTCGACCTACATCCCGATCGCCTCGGTACACCGTCTGCGCAACCCGGGCAAGATTCCACTCGAGATCATCGAAGTGCAATCGGGCAGCTACCTGGGCGAAGACGATATCGAGCGGTTTGAAGATATCTACGGTCGCTCCACCCCGATCGAGCGCGGCGTGTCGGTGAAAACCATCGCGCAGTAA
- a CDS encoding alginate O-acetyltransferase has product MTRSLRIFYIALFLVTLLVLGVWSVRSFFGFSTNADATVLNGRWTKAVETHYDDEFPIKRLGTNLWAALDFKLFNEGRPGVVLGRDQWLYSDEEFHPIVNEELNLQGNYALVEGVRQELKKRGVQLVMAIVPAKTRLYPEHLGEVKPASIHANLYKDFHARVAADKILAPDLLGPLQQAKHDGQQVFLRTDTHWTPEGAQVAAQTLAKTIADKAPLSGEPQNFVTEPAEKVTHKGDLRLFLPLDPLFENLMPAPEPLQKRNTVAAQDQPTGDDALFANTEVPVALIGTSYSANPNWNFVGALKEALHSDVVNYAEDGHGPILPMLSYLKSDAFKNSPPQVLIWEFPERYLPVNNEIGDADPQWVAELKQAGARQQNVAVNTKSETPDRAQN; this is encoded by the coding sequence ATGACCCGCTCATTACGCATCTTCTACATCGCGCTGTTCCTGGTGACCTTGCTGGTCCTGGGCGTGTGGTCGGTACGCAGCTTCTTCGGCTTCAGTACCAACGCCGATGCCACCGTGCTCAACGGGCGCTGGACCAAAGCCGTCGAGACGCACTATGACGACGAGTTCCCGATCAAGCGCCTGGGCACCAACCTTTGGGCCGCGCTGGATTTCAAACTGTTCAACGAAGGTCGTCCGGGCGTGGTGCTCGGTCGCGATCAGTGGCTCTACAGCGATGAAGAGTTCCACCCGATCGTCAACGAAGAGTTGAACCTGCAAGGCAACTACGCGCTGGTCGAAGGCGTGCGCCAGGAACTGAAAAAGCGAGGCGTGCAACTGGTGATGGCGATTGTTCCGGCCAAGACGCGTCTGTACCCGGAGCACCTGGGTGAAGTGAAGCCGGCGAGTATCCACGCCAATCTGTACAAGGACTTCCACGCTCGCGTGGCGGCCGACAAGATCCTCGCCCCTGACCTGCTCGGCCCGCTGCAACAAGCCAAGCACGACGGTCAGCAAGTGTTCCTGCGTACCGACACCCACTGGACCCCGGAAGGCGCACAAGTCGCTGCCCAGACCCTGGCCAAAACCATCGCCGACAAGGCTCCGCTCAGCGGCGAACCGCAAAACTTCGTCACTGAACCGGCGGAGAAGGTGACGCACAAGGGCGACCTGCGGTTGTTCCTGCCGCTGGACCCGCTGTTCGAAAACCTGATGCCAGCGCCAGAACCTTTGCAGAAGCGCAACACCGTGGCGGCCCAGGATCAACCGACCGGTGATGACGCGTTGTTCGCCAACACGGAAGTGCCGGTGGCCCTGATCGGCACCAGCTACAGCGCCAACCCTAACTGGAACTTCGTCGGTGCGCTGAAAGAAGCGCTGCACAGCGACGTGGTCAATTACGCCGAAGACGGCCATGGCCCGATTCTGCCGATGCTCAGCTACCTGAAAAGCGATGCCTTCAAGAACAGCCCGCCACAAGTGCTGATCTGGGAATTCCCTGAACGATATCTGCCTGTGAACAACGAAATCGGTGACGCCGACCCGCAGTGGGTCGCAGAGCTTAAACAAGCCGGCGCGCGCCAACAAAACGTAGCTGTAAACACCAAATCCGAGACGCCCGACCGGGCGCAAAACTGA